From the genome of Parazoarcus communis, one region includes:
- a CDS encoding oxidative damage protection protein, with protein sequence MARMVNCVKLGREAEGLDLPPVPGELGKRIYASVSKEAWQQWVKYQTMLINENRLNLMDARARKYLAEQMEKHFFEGGADQIGGYVPPAA encoded by the coding sequence GTCAATTGCGTGAAGCTGGGTCGCGAGGCCGAAGGTCTTGACCTGCCGCCGGTTCCAGGCGAACTGGGCAAGCGTATTTACGCCAGCGTTTCCAAGGAAGCCTGGCAGCAGTGGGTCAAGTACCAGACCATGCTGATCAACGAGAACCGCCTCAATCTGATGGACGCGCGTGCGCGCAAGTATCTCGCCGAACAGATGGAGAAGCACTTCTTCGAAGGTGGTGCAGACCAGATCGGTGGATACGTACCGCCGGCTGCCTGA
- the phoU gene encoding phosphate signaling complex protein PhoU encodes MTEHTHKQFDTELEKIRTGVLQMGGLVETQVANALEGLKTGNTALLERVIDGDHRINLLEVEIDEECNQIIAKRQPAAVDLRLVMTVIKAIADLERIGDEAKKIAKAGKRLHSGDHTFSMRVDLSHATGLVLDMLRSALDSFARADVSNWTAITKQDEDVDASFKGTMRQLITFMMEDPRTISSSLEVLFIAKAIERIGDHAKNVAEYVVFLVQGRDVRYAKSVAAEAGNTKA; translated from the coding sequence ATGACCGAACATACCCACAAGCAGTTCGATACCGAACTGGAAAAGATCCGTACCGGCGTACTGCAGATGGGCGGCCTGGTCGAAACCCAGGTTGCGAATGCGCTCGAGGGCCTGAAAACCGGGAATACCGCGCTGCTCGAACGCGTGATCGACGGTGACCACCGGATCAACCTGCTCGAAGTCGAGATCGACGAAGAGTGCAACCAGATCATTGCCAAACGCCAGCCCGCAGCGGTTGACCTGCGTCTGGTGATGACCGTCATCAAGGCGATCGCCGATCTGGAGCGCATCGGCGACGAGGCCAAGAAGATCGCCAAGGCGGGCAAGCGCCTGCACTCCGGCGACCATACCTTCTCGATGCGCGTCGACCTGAGTCACGCCACCGGCCTGGTGCTCGACATGCTGCGCAGCGCGCTCGACAGCTTTGCCCGTGCCGATGTGTCGAACTGGACGGCAATCACCAAGCAGGACGAGGACGTGGATGCCAGCTTCAAGGGCACCATGCGTCAGCTGATCACCTTCATGATGGAAGATCCGCGCACGATCTCCAGCAGTCTCGAAGTGCTCTTCATCGCCAAGGCCATCGAGCGCATCGGTGATCACGCAAAGAACGTCGCCGAATACGTGGTGTTCCTCGTTCAGGGACGAGATGTCCGCTACGCCAAGTCCGTGGCAGCCGAGGCAGGCAACACCAAGGCCTGA